Proteins from a genomic interval of Diospyros lotus cultivar Yz01 chromosome 6, ASM1463336v1, whole genome shotgun sequence:
- the LOC127804844 gene encoding E3 ubiquitin-protein ligase RKP isoform X1 encodes MAEESPWTGGLYSGLAVVLNGEERGGASHKSRLISCCNDLGDQSLERTLEHIFNLPHKTISPLSSPLDTNTVSSIIKNEFFKHNMQSDTVARNRDGISTAGDSCGSLVAIEESSICGDIRIVKPPLLLESQAIFSSVRATTCVWKGKWMYEVILETSGIQQLGWATLSCQFTHHKGVGDADDSYAYDGKRVRKWNKDFESYGQSWVVGDVIGCCIDLDHDEVSFYRNGSPLGVAFSGIRKMVPGLGYYPAISLSQGERCELNFGARPFKYPVEGFLPIQAPSSKCDLAKNLLNCLSRLWEMQRIEGAELSSVEKLRRLKRFAPFEEIFHPVSHGICEEFFLALDTEAGSTEYVAWGPVLLFIMKVFGVHPPHDYRSLDRLLDLFLEFQGSRLLLEHVLNALSCGCKTASLVLTECPYSGSYPFLAVACHILRREELMTLFWKLSDFEFLFEGFLSRKSPNKQDLEYLMPLIWWPGSCEDILSYESTMMMQTTAALSEAVSKIEEKHRDLCCLVIQFIPPTTPLQLPGSVFRTFLQNFLLKNRGADRNLPPPGVSSNSVLVSLFTVVLHFLSEGFAMGDIPGWIKGCGSNTGPDVGFLHRGGQQSYPMGLYLKNDPHRVDIPRLGGLFSHLSKSHPVNVDAEAEVIQWEEGCMDEEETRVTHSSRWKPCCCSNYEVDFSKISKNPIRCTGKGSHGHCSTVPERSAHVAAECSSGNLNDEITDKPSTSDQSGPEFGYRPMQQMRIIPLESDSSSATLKEEELLDAMLLLYHLGLAPNFKQASSYMSQQSQLVALLEETDKQIRERACVEQLKRLKEARIDYREEVMDCVRNCAWYRISLFSRWKQRGMYAACMWIVQLLLVVSKVDLVFLYIPEFYLETLVDCFHVLRKSDPPFVPAPLFIKQGLTSFVTFVVTHFNDPRISSAELRDLLLQSISVLVQYKEFLAVFENNEAAIQRMPKALLSAFDNRSWIPVTNILLRLCKGSGFCSSKHGESSSTSIVFQRLLQETCIHDEELFSAFLNRLFNTLSWAMTEFSVSIREMREKYKVLEFQQRKCSVIFDLSCNLARVLEFCTHAIPQAFLSGAETNLRRLTELIVFILNHIILAEDPEFFELSIRRHGQSPEKINRCTILAPLAGIILNLLDASAEAESCQQNDVVGVFASIDCLDTVLFGFQLLLEYISAGSFRGDGHLAKMKQLEQFSSLLISRSELGKVERMGFEGEAADRICCICYAREADAQFVPCSHMSCYGCISRHLLNCERCFFCNATVVEVVRTDSRAA; translated from the exons ATGGCAGAGGAGAGCCCATGGACTGGTGGGCTTTATTCTGGATTGGCTGTGGTGTTGAATGGTGAGGAAAGGGGAGGGGCTTCTCATAAGAGTCGTCTTATTTCATGTTGCAATGATTTAGGTGACCAGTCCCTAGAGCGAACTCTTGAACACATTTTCAATCTCCCTCACAAGACAATTAGTCCACTTTCCAGTCCACTTGATACCAATACAGTTTCTTCCATCATAAAGAATGAATTCTTCAAACATAATATGCAATCAGACACTGTTGCTAGAAATAGGGATGGAATCTCTACCGCAGGTGATAGTTGTGGATCTCTTGTTGCAATTGAAGAATCTAGTATCTGCGGGGATATTCGAATTGTGAAACCACCTCTGCTTCTAGAAAGTCAagcaatttttagtagtgtaaGGGCTACCACCTGTGTATGGAAAGGAAAATGGATGTATGAGGTGATTCTTGAAACTTCTGGTATACAGCAACTTGGATGGGCAACACTTTCTTGCCAGTTTACTCATCATAAGGGTGTGGGAGATGCTGATGATTCTTATGCATATGATGGAAAAAGGGTCCGTAAATGGAATAAAGACTTTGAATCTTATGGCCAGTCATGGGTAGTTGGTGATGTTATTGGATGTTGCATAGATTTGGACCATGATGAGGTCTCTTTCTATAGGAATGGTTCTCCTCTTGGAGTAGCATTTAGTGGCATCCGCAAAATGGTGCCTGGACTGGGGTATTATCCTGCCATTTCTCTTTCACAAGGTGAAAGGTGCGAGTTGAATTTTGGGGCTCGCCCCTTCAAATATCCTGTTGAAGGTTTCCTTCCCATTCAAGCTCCATCATCTAAATGCGACCTTGCTAAGAATCTCTTGAATTGCTTATCAAGGCTGTGGGAGATGCAACGCATTGAGGGGGCAGAGTTAAGTTCTGTTGAGAAAttgagaagattgaagaggtTTGCGCCGTTTGAAGAGATTTTTCACCCCGTCTCACATGGGATATGTGAAGAGTTTTTCTTGGCACTTGACACTGAAGCAGGAAGCACAGAATACGTAGCATGGGGTCCTGTTTTGTTATTCATAATGAAAGTCTTTGGGGTGCATCCACCCCATGATTATAGGAGTTTGGACAGGCTACTGGATCTCTTTTTAGAATTTCAAGGGTCAAGATTATTATTGGAGCATGTCCTGAATGCCCTTTCGTGTGGTTGTAAAACAGCATCACTGGTTTTAACAGAATGTCCATACTCAGGATCATATCCCTTCCTTGCTGTAGCATGTCACATTTTAAGAAGGGAAGAATTGATGACACTCTTTTGGAAATTGTCAGATTTTGAGTTTCTGTTTGAAGGGTTTTTATCTCGGAAGAGCCCTAACAAGCAGGATCTTGAATATCTGATGCCTTTAATTTGGTGGCCTGGATCATGTGAGGACATATTGTCATATGAGAGTACCATGATGATGCAGACTACCGCAGCATTGTCTGAAGCAGTCAGCAAG ATTGAGGAGAAGCACAGGGATCTTTGTTGCTTAGTCATACAGTTCATTCCACCTACAACACCTCTTCAGTTGCCAGGCTCAGTTTTTAGgacatttttacaaaattttctgTTGAAAAACAGGGGAGCAGATCGCAATCTACCTCCTCCAGGGGTTTCAAGCAACTCTGTTCTTGTTTCGTTGTTTACTGTTGTACTTCATTTTCTATCAGAAGGTTTTGCTATGGGGGACATCCCTGGCTGGATTAAAGGATGTGGGAGCAACACAGGGCCAGATGTTGGCTTCCTTCACAGGGGTGGCCAACAAAGCTATCCCATGGGTTTGTATTTGAAAAATGATCCTCATCGAGTTGATATTCCTAGACTTGGAGGGTTGTTCAGTCATCTGTCCAAATCGCACCCTGTAAATGTTGATGCAGAAGCAGAAGTTATTCAGTGGGAGGAAGGATGCATGGATGAAGAGGAAACTAGAGTGACACATTCTAGTAGGTGGAAACCATGCTGTTGTTCTAATTATGaagttgatttttcaaaaatttcgaaGAATCCAATAAGATGCACAGGCAAAGGGTCTCATGGTCACTGCAGCACTGTTCCAGAGAGATCTGCTCATGTTGCTGCAGAATGCAGCAGTGGGAATTTGAATGATGAGATAACAGACAAACCCAGCACAAGTGACCAATCCGGACCTGAATTTGGTTACCGGCCAATGCAACAAATGAGAATTATTCCATTGGAGAGTGACTCATCTTCAGCCACACTGAAAGAAGAGGAACTTCTAGATGCTATGCTTTTATTGTATCATTTGGGTCTTGCTCCAAATTTTAAACAG GCATCATCTTACATGTCTCAGCAGTCACAGTTAGTAGCTCTATTGGAAGAAACAGATAAACAAATAAGGGAAAGAGCTTGTGTAGAGCAGCTAAAGCGCTTGAAGGAAGCTCGTATTGATTACCGAGAAGAAGTTATGGACTGTGTCAGAAATTGTGCATG GTACCGTATCTCTCTGTTCTCTCGCTGGAAACAAAGGGGCATGTATGCAGCTTGCATGTGGATTGTTCAACTTCTTCTGGTTGTGAGCAAAGTGGATTTGGTGTTCCTCTATATTCCAGAATTTTATCTGGAGACTCTG GTTGATTGCTTCCATGTGTTGCGTAAGAGTGATCCGCCGTTTGTACCTGCTCCTTTATTTATCAAGCAAGGACTCACTTCTTTT GTTACTTTTGTGGTCACTCACTTTAATGACCCACGGATATCAAGTGCGGAATTGAGAGATCTTCTTCTACAATCTATTTCTGTCTTGGTCCAGTATAAGGAGTTTTTGGCTGTTTTTGAGAATAATGAAGCAGCCATCCAGAGGATGCCTAAAGCATTATTGTCTGCCTTTGATAATAGATCATGGATTCCTGTAACAAACATACTACTGCGCTTGTGCAAAGGTTCTGGCTTTTGTTCTTCAAAGCATGGAGAGTCGTCTTCAACATCAATTGTTTTTCAG AGATTGCTACAAGAGACTTGCATCCATGATGAAGAATTGTTCTCAGCTTTTCTCAATCGCCTATTTAACACCCTGAGCTGGGCGATGACTGAATTTTCAGTTTCAATTCGAGAAATGCGTGAGAAATACAAG GTTTTGGAGTTTCAGCAAAGGAAATGCAGTGTCATATTTGATCTATCTTGCAATCTTGCAAGGGTACTGGAGTTTTGTACCCATGCAATTCCGCAGGCATTCCTATCAGGAGCAGAGACAAACCTACGAAGGCTCACTgaattgattgtctttattttgaACCACATCATATTAGCAGAGGATCCTGAATTTTTTGAGCT GTCAATTAGGCGGCATGGTCAATCACCAGAAAAAATAAACCGATGCACCATTTTAGCACCTCTAGCTGGTATTATCTTGAATTTGTTGGATGCTAGTGCAGAGGCAGAATCCTGCCAGCAGAATGATGTCGTGGGGGTATTTGCAAGTATAGACTGCCTTGATACAGTTCTATTTGGATTCCAGTTACTCTTAGAGTACATCTCG
- the LOC127804844 gene encoding E3 ubiquitin-protein ligase RKP isoform X2 translates to MAEESPWTGGLYSGLAVVLNGEERGGASHKSRLISCCNDLGDQSLERTLEHIFNLPHKTISPLSSPLDTNTVSSIIKNEFFKHNMQSDTVARNRDGISTAGDSCGSLVAIEESSICGDIRIVKPPLLLESQAIFSSVRATTCVWKGKWMYEVILETSGIQQLGWATLSCQFTHHKGVGDADDSYAYDGKRVRKWNKDFESYGQSWVVGDVIGCCIDLDHDEVSFYRNGSPLGVAFSGIRKMVPGLGYYPAISLSQGERCELNFGARPFKYPVEGFLPIQAPSSKCDLAKNLLNCLSRLWEMQRIEGAELSSVEKLRRLKRFAPFEEIFHPVSHGICEEFFLALDTEAGSTEYVAWGPVLLFIMKVFGVHPPHDYRSLDRLLDLFLEFQGSRLLLEHVLNALSCGCKTASLVLTECPYSGSYPFLAVACHILRREELMTLFWKLSDFEFLFEGFLSRKSPNKQDLEYLMPLIWWPGSCEDILSYESTMMMQTTAALSEAVSKIEEKHRDLCCLVIQFIPPTTPLQLPGSVFRTFLQNFLLKNRGADRNLPPPGVSSNSVLVSLFTVVLHFLSEGFAMGDIPGWIKGCGSNTGPDVGFLHRGGQQSYPMGLYLKNDPHRVDIPRLGGLFSHLSKSHPVNVDAEAEVIQWEEGCMDEEETRVTHSSRWKPCCCSNYEVDFSKISKNPIRCTGKGSHGHCSTVPERSAHVAAECSSGNLNDEITDKPSTSDQSGPEFGYRPMQQMRIIPLESDSSSATLKEEELLDAMLLLYHLGLAPNFKQASSYMSQQSQLVALLEETDKQIRERACVEQLKRLKEARIDYREEVMDCVRNCAWYRISLFSRWKQRGMYAACMWIVQLLLVVSKVDLVFLYIPEFYLETLVDCFHVLRKSDPPFVPAPLFIKQGLTSFVTFVVTHFNDPRISSAELRDLLLQSISVLVQYKEFLAVFENNEAAIQRMPKALLSAFDNRSWIPVTNILLRLCKGSGFCSSKHGESSSTSIVFQRLLQETCIHDEELFSAFLNRLFNTLSWAMTEFSVSIREMREKYKVLEFQQRKCSVIFDLSCNLARVLEFCTHAIPQAFLSGAETNLRRLTELIVFILNHIILAEDPEFFELSIRRHGQSPEKINRCTILAPLAGIILNLLDASAEAESCQQNDVVGVFASIDCLDTVLFGFQLLLEYISVGDCEGEGQSAVLWW, encoded by the exons ATGGCAGAGGAGAGCCCATGGACTGGTGGGCTTTATTCTGGATTGGCTGTGGTGTTGAATGGTGAGGAAAGGGGAGGGGCTTCTCATAAGAGTCGTCTTATTTCATGTTGCAATGATTTAGGTGACCAGTCCCTAGAGCGAACTCTTGAACACATTTTCAATCTCCCTCACAAGACAATTAGTCCACTTTCCAGTCCACTTGATACCAATACAGTTTCTTCCATCATAAAGAATGAATTCTTCAAACATAATATGCAATCAGACACTGTTGCTAGAAATAGGGATGGAATCTCTACCGCAGGTGATAGTTGTGGATCTCTTGTTGCAATTGAAGAATCTAGTATCTGCGGGGATATTCGAATTGTGAAACCACCTCTGCTTCTAGAAAGTCAagcaatttttagtagtgtaaGGGCTACCACCTGTGTATGGAAAGGAAAATGGATGTATGAGGTGATTCTTGAAACTTCTGGTATACAGCAACTTGGATGGGCAACACTTTCTTGCCAGTTTACTCATCATAAGGGTGTGGGAGATGCTGATGATTCTTATGCATATGATGGAAAAAGGGTCCGTAAATGGAATAAAGACTTTGAATCTTATGGCCAGTCATGGGTAGTTGGTGATGTTATTGGATGTTGCATAGATTTGGACCATGATGAGGTCTCTTTCTATAGGAATGGTTCTCCTCTTGGAGTAGCATTTAGTGGCATCCGCAAAATGGTGCCTGGACTGGGGTATTATCCTGCCATTTCTCTTTCACAAGGTGAAAGGTGCGAGTTGAATTTTGGGGCTCGCCCCTTCAAATATCCTGTTGAAGGTTTCCTTCCCATTCAAGCTCCATCATCTAAATGCGACCTTGCTAAGAATCTCTTGAATTGCTTATCAAGGCTGTGGGAGATGCAACGCATTGAGGGGGCAGAGTTAAGTTCTGTTGAGAAAttgagaagattgaagaggtTTGCGCCGTTTGAAGAGATTTTTCACCCCGTCTCACATGGGATATGTGAAGAGTTTTTCTTGGCACTTGACACTGAAGCAGGAAGCACAGAATACGTAGCATGGGGTCCTGTTTTGTTATTCATAATGAAAGTCTTTGGGGTGCATCCACCCCATGATTATAGGAGTTTGGACAGGCTACTGGATCTCTTTTTAGAATTTCAAGGGTCAAGATTATTATTGGAGCATGTCCTGAATGCCCTTTCGTGTGGTTGTAAAACAGCATCACTGGTTTTAACAGAATGTCCATACTCAGGATCATATCCCTTCCTTGCTGTAGCATGTCACATTTTAAGAAGGGAAGAATTGATGACACTCTTTTGGAAATTGTCAGATTTTGAGTTTCTGTTTGAAGGGTTTTTATCTCGGAAGAGCCCTAACAAGCAGGATCTTGAATATCTGATGCCTTTAATTTGGTGGCCTGGATCATGTGAGGACATATTGTCATATGAGAGTACCATGATGATGCAGACTACCGCAGCATTGTCTGAAGCAGTCAGCAAG ATTGAGGAGAAGCACAGGGATCTTTGTTGCTTAGTCATACAGTTCATTCCACCTACAACACCTCTTCAGTTGCCAGGCTCAGTTTTTAGgacatttttacaaaattttctgTTGAAAAACAGGGGAGCAGATCGCAATCTACCTCCTCCAGGGGTTTCAAGCAACTCTGTTCTTGTTTCGTTGTTTACTGTTGTACTTCATTTTCTATCAGAAGGTTTTGCTATGGGGGACATCCCTGGCTGGATTAAAGGATGTGGGAGCAACACAGGGCCAGATGTTGGCTTCCTTCACAGGGGTGGCCAACAAAGCTATCCCATGGGTTTGTATTTGAAAAATGATCCTCATCGAGTTGATATTCCTAGACTTGGAGGGTTGTTCAGTCATCTGTCCAAATCGCACCCTGTAAATGTTGATGCAGAAGCAGAAGTTATTCAGTGGGAGGAAGGATGCATGGATGAAGAGGAAACTAGAGTGACACATTCTAGTAGGTGGAAACCATGCTGTTGTTCTAATTATGaagttgatttttcaaaaatttcgaaGAATCCAATAAGATGCACAGGCAAAGGGTCTCATGGTCACTGCAGCACTGTTCCAGAGAGATCTGCTCATGTTGCTGCAGAATGCAGCAGTGGGAATTTGAATGATGAGATAACAGACAAACCCAGCACAAGTGACCAATCCGGACCTGAATTTGGTTACCGGCCAATGCAACAAATGAGAATTATTCCATTGGAGAGTGACTCATCTTCAGCCACACTGAAAGAAGAGGAACTTCTAGATGCTATGCTTTTATTGTATCATTTGGGTCTTGCTCCAAATTTTAAACAG GCATCATCTTACATGTCTCAGCAGTCACAGTTAGTAGCTCTATTGGAAGAAACAGATAAACAAATAAGGGAAAGAGCTTGTGTAGAGCAGCTAAAGCGCTTGAAGGAAGCTCGTATTGATTACCGAGAAGAAGTTATGGACTGTGTCAGAAATTGTGCATG GTACCGTATCTCTCTGTTCTCTCGCTGGAAACAAAGGGGCATGTATGCAGCTTGCATGTGGATTGTTCAACTTCTTCTGGTTGTGAGCAAAGTGGATTTGGTGTTCCTCTATATTCCAGAATTTTATCTGGAGACTCTG GTTGATTGCTTCCATGTGTTGCGTAAGAGTGATCCGCCGTTTGTACCTGCTCCTTTATTTATCAAGCAAGGACTCACTTCTTTT GTTACTTTTGTGGTCACTCACTTTAATGACCCACGGATATCAAGTGCGGAATTGAGAGATCTTCTTCTACAATCTATTTCTGTCTTGGTCCAGTATAAGGAGTTTTTGGCTGTTTTTGAGAATAATGAAGCAGCCATCCAGAGGATGCCTAAAGCATTATTGTCTGCCTTTGATAATAGATCATGGATTCCTGTAACAAACATACTACTGCGCTTGTGCAAAGGTTCTGGCTTTTGTTCTTCAAAGCATGGAGAGTCGTCTTCAACATCAATTGTTTTTCAG AGATTGCTACAAGAGACTTGCATCCATGATGAAGAATTGTTCTCAGCTTTTCTCAATCGCCTATTTAACACCCTGAGCTGGGCGATGACTGAATTTTCAGTTTCAATTCGAGAAATGCGTGAGAAATACAAG GTTTTGGAGTTTCAGCAAAGGAAATGCAGTGTCATATTTGATCTATCTTGCAATCTTGCAAGGGTACTGGAGTTTTGTACCCATGCAATTCCGCAGGCATTCCTATCAGGAGCAGAGACAAACCTACGAAGGCTCACTgaattgattgtctttattttgaACCACATCATATTAGCAGAGGATCCTGAATTTTTTGAGCT GTCAATTAGGCGGCATGGTCAATCACCAGAAAAAATAAACCGATGCACCATTTTAGCACCTCTAGCTGGTATTATCTTGAATTTGTTGGATGCTAGTGCAGAGGCAGAATCCTGCCAGCAGAATGATGTCGTGGGGGTATTTGCAAGTATAGACTGCCTTGATACAGTTCTATTTGGATTCCAGTTACTCTTAGAGTACATCTCG